Proteins co-encoded in one Callospermophilus lateralis isolate mCalLat2 chromosome 2, mCalLat2.hap1, whole genome shotgun sequence genomic window:
- the Scgb2a2 gene encoding mammaglobin-A: MKLLAVLLLAALPLYCSAGAGCQLLKDVIAKAINSQVSLEEYKADLQEFLHSEADRKAVGQFKQCFLNQSSETLGNVQLMMPPEVEFRSLILVKAQGK; this comes from the exons ATGAAGCTGCTCGCAGTCCTCCTGCTGGCTGCCCTCCCCCTTTACTGCTCTGCAG GCGCTGGCTGCCAACTTCTCAAGGACGTTATTGCAAAGGCCATTAATTCTCAAGTATCTCTAGAAGAATACAAGGCTGATCTCCAGGAGTTTTTGCACAGTGAGGCAGACAGAAAGGCCGTGGGGCAATTCAAACAATGTTTTCTCAACCAATCCAGTGAAACTCTGGGCAACGTTCAACTGATGATG CCTCCTGAGGTGGAATTCAGATCCCTCATCCTTGTTAAAGCTCAAGGCAAGTAA